In the Alkaliphilus oremlandii OhILAs genome, one interval contains:
- a CDS encoding FAD:protein FMN transferase codes for MNKKIKLLPLLLIASIFLSACTSTKPNAELTLVKQEQLVLGTFGQISAYSSSETEGNAAISKAYERITEIENLMSTSIEGSDVYHINENAGIQPVQINPSTLEVLQKGLEYFPVSKETFNIGLGSLIELWGIGKAWQKVPTSEEILTAMNHIDLSQLQVSEKDHTAFIKDSDMLLDLGGIAKGYAVDEAINILRENGIQSGLVNLGGDIYALGAKTDGTPWRVGVNNPHVGQDNSIIRISISDKSVVTSGDYERFFVENDIRYHHIINPKTGSPADSGLVSVTIISDKAMDGDVLSTSVFILGLEEGLNLIENLPGVETILISKDNVVYASSGIKGNIEILDNNFKMGN; via the coding sequence ATGAATAAAAAAATAAAATTACTTCCGCTGCTCTTGATCGCATCTATTTTTTTGAGTGCTTGTACTTCAACTAAACCCAATGCAGAGTTGACTCTAGTGAAGCAGGAGCAGTTAGTTTTAGGAACTTTTGGTCAAATTAGTGCTTACAGTAGCTCAGAAACGGAAGGAAATGCTGCGATTTCCAAAGCATATGAGCGTATCACTGAGATTGAAAATTTAATGAGTACTTCCATCGAAGGTAGTGATGTCTACCATATCAATGAAAACGCAGGGATTCAGCCCGTTCAGATTAATCCATCTACATTAGAAGTGCTACAAAAGGGGTTGGAATACTTTCCCGTATCAAAGGAAACCTTTAATATTGGCCTGGGCTCCTTAATCGAACTTTGGGGCATCGGTAAAGCTTGGCAAAAGGTTCCGACCTCGGAGGAAATATTAACTGCGATGAACCACATCGATCTTTCTCAATTACAAGTTTCAGAAAAAGATCACACTGCATTTATTAAAGATTCCGATATGCTCTTGGATTTAGGTGGCATTGCAAAGGGATATGCTGTAGACGAGGCAATCAATATTTTAAGAGAAAATGGCATTCAAAGCGGTCTAGTGAACCTAGGCGGTGATATCTACGCTCTGGGAGCAAAAACCGATGGTACGCCTTGGAGAGTAGGGGTAAACAACCCCCATGTAGGACAAGATAATTCCATTATTCGTATTTCTATTTCGGACAAATCCGTCGTTACTTCTGGGGATTATGAAAGGTTTTTTGTAGAAAATGATATTCGGTACCACCATATTATCAATCCAAAGACTGGCTCTCCTGCGGATAGTGGTCTCGTAAGTGTTACGATTATCTCTGATAAAGCCATGGACGGAGACGTACTTTCTACTTCGGTTTTCATTCTAGGATTGGAGGAAGGTCTAAATCTAATCGAAAACCTTCCAGGTGTAGAAACCATATTGATCTCAAAGGACAACGTTGTATACGCTTCTTCTGGCATCAAGGGAAACATTGAAATATTAGACAATAACTTTAAAATGGGCAATTAA
- a CDS encoding HAD family hydrolase, with the protein MKKIGVFFDIDGTLYRDSLMVEHFKKLVQYELIDPAIWHNTAKMAFYDWDMRHENYDNYIEAIAQIYLTTMKGLNREHMDFISHQVINLKGDKVYRFTKDRIQWHKSQGHVVIFISGSPDYLVSKMAEKYGVTDFRGTEYKIDEKNYFTGDIAQMWDSDSKSLAIMEFVEKYNIDLEQSYSYGDTNGDFSMLKLVGNPIAINPAKELLQNIRKDRELRKKATIIVERKDVIYKLTADVEFL; encoded by the coding sequence ATGAAAAAAATAGGTGTATTTTTCGATATTGATGGTACCTTATATAGAGATTCTCTAATGGTAGAGCATTTTAAGAAACTGGTACAATATGAATTAATAGATCCAGCGATTTGGCATAATACTGCAAAAATGGCCTTTTACGATTGGGATATGAGACACGAAAACTATGATAATTATATAGAAGCAATTGCACAGATCTATTTGACGACCATGAAGGGTCTGAACAGAGAGCATATGGACTTTATATCCCACCAAGTGATTAACTTAAAAGGAGATAAAGTATATCGCTTTACAAAAGATAGAATTCAATGGCATAAGTCCCAAGGACATGTAGTTATTTTTATTTCAGGAAGTCCTGACTATTTAGTATCTAAAATGGCTGAAAAATATGGGGTAACAGATTTTCGGGGTACAGAGTACAAAATAGACGAAAAAAATTATTTTACTGGCGATATTGCGCAGATGTGGGATTCCGACAGTAAATCTTTAGCTATTATGGAGTTTGTAGAGAAATATAATATCGATTTAGAGCAAAGCTATTCCTATGGCGATACCAACGGCGATTTCTCCATGCTGAAGCTGGTAGGGAATCCAATTGCTATTAACCCTGCGAAAGAGTTGTTGCAAAATATTAGAAAGGATAGAGAACTTCGAAAAAAAGCAACGATCATTGTAGAAAGAAAAGATGTCATTTATAAATTAACTGCCGATGTAGAGTTCTTATAA
- the cphA gene encoding cyanophycin synthetase, translating into MKLLSIKVYPGRNIYSHWPIVRVDVDLGRYVDIPTCDIEGFNERLLSILPGLKNHKCSKGYLNGFYERLESGTYLAHVMEHMAIEIQNILGYDLSFGKTRYLKNDTVYCLVFSYINPTVGYESATLAFDIIDSFLNNKSIDMGSRLLEIEKKSEEKELGPSTSAILEEAEKRKIPTIRIGEESILQLGYGKYQRRIQATMTDATSCMAVDIACDKELTNRILRNHGVPVPEGRISNTLEEVFEIVERLKPPIVVKPYNGNQGKGVSLNLYTKEEIIRAFHIAKQFSDKVLIEKFIEGKHYRITVVGGKVVAASERIAAHVIGDGVHNIQELIDIENLNPLRGNGHQKPLTRIQIDDVMNLTLDKVKMNLNTIPKAGEIVYLRENDNLSTGGIAIDVTDEVHPENIKLALRAARIIGLDIAGIDVTTKDITKSISENGGAIIEVNACPGIRMHHYPSKGVPRNVAKEIVNMLFPENAPHSVPIVSVTGTNGKTTTTRMIAKILKMNNMVVGMTSTGGVYIDNELIVKGDTTGPRSAEIVLMDKHIDIAVLETARGGIVNKGLGYDLADVGLVTNIDDDHMGIDGINTLEDMADVKSLVLEAIKPEGYAIINAEDTFARRMAERARGNIVYFSQCDTNELIIEHKKQGKKAIYLKEKKICIFDGNKEIDVIEIEKIPATLGGILEHNIENSLCAVAATFALGVDIHRIYEGLRDFHTDAVHNMGRFNVFEVANFKVILDYGHNIGGYNRVLNGLNKMKANRLIGVIGVPGDRTDISILKIGELSGKYFDQVYIKEDRDLRGRNVGQVAELIKKGCILGKLSEQQITTELDERVALEKAMKNAKEGDIIIVFYEEYEPLLDIIHKFKNEADQAVKEQPHVAANEI; encoded by the coding sequence AATGGTTTTTATGAGAGGCTGGAAAGCGGTACATATTTAGCTCATGTAATGGAACATATGGCAATAGAAATTCAAAATATCCTAGGATATGATTTAAGTTTTGGAAAGACTAGATATTTGAAGAATGACACTGTATATTGTCTAGTATTTTCCTATATCAATCCAACTGTAGGCTATGAGTCTGCAACATTAGCATTTGATATCATCGACAGTTTTTTGAACAACAAATCCATAGATATGGGATCTCGTTTATTAGAGATTGAGAAGAAGTCGGAGGAAAAAGAACTAGGGCCTAGTACCAGCGCCATTCTTGAAGAAGCTGAAAAAAGAAAAATACCGACCATACGAATTGGAGAAGAGAGCATCCTTCAGCTAGGATATGGAAAATATCAGCGAAGGATACAAGCCACAATGACGGATGCTACCAGTTGTATGGCAGTAGATATTGCCTGCGATAAAGAGTTGACCAATAGAATCTTAAGAAATCATGGTGTACCAGTACCGGAGGGAAGAATCAGCAATACATTGGAGGAAGTTTTTGAAATTGTAGAACGATTAAAGCCGCCCATTGTTGTGAAGCCTTATAATGGAAATCAAGGCAAGGGGGTTTCTTTAAACTTATACACAAAAGAAGAAATCATAAGAGCCTTCCATATTGCAAAGCAATTCAGTGATAAGGTATTAATCGAAAAATTCATAGAGGGAAAGCATTACCGAATCACTGTAGTGGGTGGGAAGGTAGTGGCAGCCTCAGAGCGAATCGCAGCACATGTTATTGGGGACGGTGTACACAATATTCAAGAGTTGATCGATATTGAGAACTTAAATCCTTTAAGAGGAAATGGGCATCAGAAGCCTTTGACAAGAATCCAGATCGACGATGTGATGAATTTAACCTTAGATAAGGTAAAGATGAATTTAAATACCATACCTAAAGCTGGAGAAATTGTCTATCTAAGAGAAAATGATAATCTAAGTACGGGTGGTATCGCTATTGATGTGACCGATGAGGTGCATCCTGAAAATATAAAATTGGCGCTAAGAGCAGCTCGGATTATAGGGCTGGATATTGCAGGTATTGATGTAACAACGAAAGATATTACGAAATCAATTTCAGAGAATGGCGGAGCGATCATTGAGGTCAATGCTTGTCCAGGTATTCGCATGCACCATTATCCATCAAAAGGTGTTCCACGAAATGTGGCAAAAGAAATTGTGAATATGCTATTTCCAGAAAATGCACCTCACTCGGTGCCAATTGTATCTGTAACTGGAACCAACGGAAAAACGACAACGACTCGAATGATTGCTAAAATATTGAAGATGAACAATATGGTTGTAGGCATGACGAGCACAGGTGGTGTATACATTGACAACGAATTAATCGTAAAAGGAGATACAACAGGTCCGCGTAGTGCAGAAATCGTTTTGATGGATAAGCATATTGACATCGCTGTTTTAGAAACTGCCAGAGGTGGTATCGTCAATAAAGGCCTAGGCTATGATTTAGCAGATGTAGGACTGGTGACCAACATCGATGATGATCATATGGGAATCGATGGCATTAATACCTTAGAAGATATGGCAGATGTAAAATCATTGGTGTTGGAGGCTATTAAACCGGAGGGCTACGCAATCATCAACGCAGAGGATACTTTTGCTAGAAGAATGGCAGAAAGAGCCAGAGGAAATATCGTATATTTCTCCCAGTGTGACACCAATGAGCTGATTATAGAACATAAAAAACAAGGAAAAAAAGCGATTTATTTAAAAGAAAAGAAAATTTGTATATTCGATGGCAACAAGGAAATTGATGTAATAGAAATTGAAAAAATACCTGCTACACTTGGGGGGATATTGGAACATAATATTGAAAATAGTCTCTGTGCTGTAGCTGCCACATTTGCCTTGGGCGTAGATATCCATAGGATTTATGAGGGATTAAGAGATTTCCATACAGATGCCGTTCATAATATGGGTAGATTCAACGTATTTGAGGTTGCAAATTTCAAAGTGATATTGGATTACGGTCACAATATTGGCGGTTACAACCGTGTATTGAATGGATTAAATAAAATGAAGGCGAATCGATTGATCGGGGTCATTGGTGTACCGGGAGATCGAACCGATATCAGTATCCTAAAGATTGGAGAACTGTCTGGGAAATATTTTGATCAGGTGTATATCAAAGAGGATCGGGACTTAAGAGGAAGAAATGTGGGGCAGGTTGCGGAGCTTATAAAAAAGGGTTGCATCTTAGGGAAGCTATCAGAGCAACAAATTACTACAGAATTGGACGAAAGAGTGGCCTTAGAGAAAGCCATGAAAAACGCCAAAGAAGGAGATATCATCATTGTGTTCTATGAAGAATACGAACCGCTACTGGATATTATCCATAAATTTAAAAACGAGGCAGATCAGGCGGTAAAGGAACAACCACATGTAGCAGCAAATGAAATATAA